The Takifugu flavidus isolate HTHZ2018 unplaced genomic scaffold, ASM371156v2 ctg272, whole genome shotgun sequence genomic sequence aagaagtgaatcaacaggagatccttcaaaaaacaaaggtgctaaaaagaaaatgacaagaggtgcagatttgaagtatatttcctcaaaactaaaccaaaacaagattttgaatttggcagctcggtcagtggtattttaaaattacttttatgatgcattacaaatagaattaaaaaactaaccggaaggagacttttggaaatactgacaatcccagtgtgtcagaagctgctccacaaaaaaaacaggtcaacctttaaaacacaacatcagctccaagctTAATGCTCATGACAGTTTATCAAAAAACCTCCCCTGAGTCCAACTTAAATGAACGACCATAAACTGCCCAATCAAGAGTCACAatcactcatctgtgtctgtgcgtacctccataaacactgactttgtgtgagaaagcggaatttacacatgcacacactctcacacacacacttaaggacaGTCGTTACCGTGCATGTGAAGCATGAAGTaattgcagtggtggtggtggtggggtcagtAATGCAACTCAggacaaagagctgtcaaacaaAGTGATTCTGCTTCACCGACGACCCCCAACAGGACACATTCCGATCGGGTGGCACCGGGCTGACTGGAGAGGGGGGGCCGGGACATGAGGAAATGATTCATGGGGATTTGAAGACTACTCTTCTGCCGGTAGCATCATTAtaacatgcttttcattgttgtagttggatttttttggggtcatctttaaaatggagaatttctcctttttagcaccacatcaacctgagctggctgcaggaattagagtaattacatcatcgcgcatacaaatgagctaatttagcTTTGCCCCACCTCTCTACGGGTCAGTAGGACCGTGACCCAATTTAACCGTCCAATAAGGAACAGAGCAAAAATCTCCTGAGCCAATGGGACCCGTGGGCCTGCCCACCTGCATGCATAATAATAAGGCGCGGAATAATAACACACTGGGGGGAAACTTGAACGACCGCAGCTCACTCACTGGGCTCTTCAGAATACTtggtctctgaaaaaccatcaCCATGGTCGACGCCTTCTGTGCAACCTGGAAACTGGTGGAGAGCGAGAACTTTGATGATTACATGAAAGCCCTCGGTCAGTAATGTGCTTctatctttgctctttttctttgatctcagtgttgaaatgtgcttcatatgtcATGTCCCAGGCGTGGGCTTCGCCACCCGACAGGTCGGGAACGTGACCAAACCgaccgtcatcatcagcctggagggcgataaggtggtggttcgcacccagagcaccttcaaaaacacagagatctccttca encodes the following:
- the LOC130520047 gene encoding fatty acid-binding protein, brain-like; this translates as MVDAFCATWKLVESENFDDYMKALGVGFATRQVGNVTKPTVIISLEGDKVVVRTQSTFKNTEISFKLGEEFDETTADDRNCKSTVSLEGDKLVHVQKWDGKETTFVREIKDGKMVMVRFCLK